A region of Panthera uncia isolate 11264 chromosome D4, Puncia_PCG_1.0, whole genome shotgun sequence DNA encodes the following proteins:
- the OMD gene encoding osteomodulin, producing the protein MGFLSPACVLFCFFGVKVYCQYENYQWDEDYDQEPDDVYQPEFQFHQNEDYQVPFHRYMLGCATECFCPPNFPSSMYCDNRKLKTIPRVPAHIQQVYLQFNEIEAVTADSFINATYLKEINLSHNKITSQKIDYGVFAKLSNLLQLHLQHNNLEEFPFPLPKSLERLLLGYNEISRLQTNAMDGLVNLTMLDLCYNHLEDSMLQENILAKMKKLMQLNLCNNRLESMPPGLPSSLMYLSLENNSISSIPENYFSELPKLNALRMSHNKLQDIPYNIFNLSNLIELNVGHNKLKQAFYIPRNLQHLYLENNEIENINVTVMCPSIDPLHYHHLTYIRMDQNKLKEPISSYISLCFPLLHTIYYGEQRSTDGQTIQLKTQVFRRFQGDEDSEERDDQQEGPEQEETEENIDPHYYGS; encoded by the exons atgggctTTTTAAGTCCAGCATGtgtccttttctgcttttttggaGTCAAAGTATACTGCCAATATGAAAATTATCAATGGGATGAAGATTATGATCAAGAGCCAGATGATGTCTACCAACCAGAATTTCAATTTCATCAGAATGAGGACTATCAAGTTCCTTTTCATCGGTACATGTTAGGCTGTGCCACTGAATGCTTCTGCCCACCCAACTTTCCATCATCAATGTACTGTGACAATCGCAAACTCAAGACTATCCCGCGTGTCCCAGCTCACATACAGCAAGTCTATCTTCAGTTCAACGAAATTGAGGCTGTGACTGCAGATTCATTCATCAATGCAACTTATCTTAAAGAAATCAATCTCAGCCACAACAAGATTACATCTCAAAAGATTGATTATGGTGTGTTTGCTAAGTTGTCAAATCTACTACAACTTCATCTACAGCATAACAACTTAGAagaatttccatttcctcttcccaAGTCTTTGGAAAGACTTCTTCTTGGCTACAATGAGATCTCCAGATTGCAGACAAATGCCATGGACGGGCTAGTAAACTTGACAATGCTTGATCTCTGTTATAATCATCTTGAAGATTCCATGTTACAAGAAAACATActtgctaaaatgaaaaaattaatgcaGCTCAACTTATGTAATAACAGATTAGAATCCATGCCTCCTGGTCTGCCTTCTTCACTTATGTACCTGTCTTTAGAAAATAACTCAATTTCTTCCATACCAGAAAATTACTTCAGTGAACTTCCAAAACTTAATGCTCTACGAATGTCACACAACAAACTACAAGACATcccatataatatttttaatctttccaacCTTATAGAGCTCAATGTTGGACACAACAAACTGAAACAAGCATTCTATATTCCAAGGAATTTACAACACCTATACCTAGAAAATAACGAAATTGAAA ataTCAATGTTACAGTGATGTGTCCATCTATTGATCCACTACATTACCACCATTTAACATACATTCGTATGGaccaaaataaactaaaagagcCAATAAGCTCATAcatttccctctgcttccctcttctaCACACTATTTATTATGGTGAGCAAAGAAGCACTGATGGTCAAACAATACAGCTGAAGACCCAAGTTTTCAGGAGATTTCAAGGTGATGAAGACAGTGAAGAACGTGATGATCAACAAGAAGGTCcagaacaagaagaaacagaagaaaacattgaCCCTCACTATTATGGAAGTTAA